One part of the Vitis riparia cultivar Riparia Gloire de Montpellier isolate 1030 chromosome 8, EGFV_Vit.rip_1.0, whole genome shotgun sequence genome encodes these proteins:
- the LOC117919685 gene encoding myb-related protein 2-like, translating into MYHHHHHQGKNIHPSSRTPITPERNLFLQGGNGPGDSGLVLSTDAKPRLKWTPDLHERFIEAVNQLGGADKATPKTVMKLMGIPGLTLYHLKSHLQKYRLSKNLHGQANSATSKTVVGERMPEANGALMSSPNIGNQTNKSLHLSETLQMIEAQRRLHEQLEVQRHLQLRIEAQGKYLQAVLEKAQETLGRQNLGAVGLEAAKVQLSELVSKVSTQCLHSAFSELKELQSLCPQQTQTQPTDCSMDSCLTSCEGSQRDQEIHNCGMGLRPYTNGSTPLEAKDTAEPPGLQHAVLKWCEDTKENRQFISSMQRDAERRTMTAERSNSDLSMRIGLQGEKGNGSNSYSEGRFKGRAEADNFVDRTNHGADSGNSVKQENEKMSHGYRLPCFGAKLDLNAHDENDVTLSCKQFDLNGFSWN; encoded by the exons ATgtatcatcatcaccatcatcaagGAAAGAACATCCATCCTTCTTCAAGAACGCCCATCACTCCTGAAAGGAATTTGTTCCTGCAGGGTGGGAATGGCCCTGGTGATTCAGGACTTGTCCTCTCAACTGATGCTAAGCCTAGACTTAAATGGACGCCAGACCTTCATGAGCGGTTCATAGAAGCAGTTAATCAGCTTGGAGGGGCAGACA AGGCTACTCCAAAAACGGTTATGAAACTTATGGGAATTCCTGGACTTACCTTATACCATCTGAAGAGTCATCTACAG AAATACAGGCTCAGTAAGAATCTTCATGGACAAGCTAACAGTGCGACCAGCAAAACTG TGGTGGGAGAGAGGATGCCTGAAGCAAATGGAGCCCTAATGAGCAGCCCCAACATTGGGAACCAAACAAACAA GAGCTTACATTTAAGTGAAACACTACAGATGATTGAAGCACAGAGAAGGTTACATGAGCAGCTTGAG GTGCAGCGACACCTACAGCTCCGGATCGAAGCACAAGGAAAATACCTACAGGCAGTGCTGGAGAAAGCCCAGGAGACACTAGGAAGACAGAACTTGGGAGCAGTGGGACTTGAAGCAGCCAAAGTTCAGCTGTCTGAGTTGGTATCTAAAGTATCAACCCAATGCCTCCATTCTGCATTTTCAGAGCTCAAAGAACTGCAGAGTTTGTGCCCTCAGCAAACCCAAACCCAGCCCACAGACTGTTCCATGGACAGCTGTTTGACCTCATGTGAAGGATCTCAAAGAGACCAGGAGATACACAACTGTGGGATGGGGTTGAGACCATATACTAATGGTAGTACACCTCTAGAGGCAAAAGATACCGCAGAGCCTCCTGGGCTGCAACATGCAGTGCTGAAGTGGTGCGAAGACACAAAGGAGAATAGACAGTTTATATCCTCAATGCAAAGGGATGCTGAGAGGAGAACAATGACTGCCGAGAGAAGCAACAGTGATTTATCCATGCGCATTGGACTTCAAGGAGAAAAAGGGAATGGCAGCAACAGCTATTCTGAGGGGAGATTTAAAGGGAGAGCTGAGGCAGACAATTTTGTAGATCGAACCAACCATGGAGCAGATTCAGGCAATTCGGTTAAACAAGAGAATGAGAAGATGTCGCATGGATACAGGCTCCCTTGTTTTGGGGCAAAATTGGACCTAAATGCCCATGACGAAAATGATGTCACTTTGAGTTGCAAACAATTTGATTTGAATGGTTTCAGCTGGAACTGA
- the LOC117919776 gene encoding uncharacterized protein LOC117919776 — translation MGFREGLLGGATETMAADSKPPNNSRCHHCAGPLSKDIETSAWTVPPFIRDSFSMIGTAVGGIASAFYGFNYVMPIVQKRVKGPMWLHFLVGAPPVIVFSSTCAGLAGGAVPAVAQLASSSYHAVVTSRRLPPPSSQDDKMHKTGTAL, via the exons ATGGGGTTTAGGGAGGGTTTACTCGGAGGAGCCACAGAGACGATGGCAGCAGATTCCAAGCCTCCAAACAATTCCAGATGTCATCACTGTGCCGGTCCTCTGTCCAAGGACATT GAGACTAGCGCTTGGACCGTTCCTCCTTTCATCAGGGACAGTTTTTCTATG aTTGGTACTGCTGTTGGTGGAATAGCAAGTGCTTTCTACGGATTCAATTATG TGATGCCAATTGTCCAGAAGCGGGTGAAAGGACCTATGTGGTTGCATTTTCTTGTTGGT GCACCACCTGTGATTGTATTCTCTTCAACTTGCGCAGGCTTGGCAG GTGGTGCAGTTCCAGCTGTAGCCCAACTCGCCTCTTCTTCTTATCATGCAGTGGTCACGTCTCGTCGATTGCCTCCTCCATCCTCACAGGATGACAAGATGCACAAGACCGGAACTGCTCTGTAA
- the LOC117920172 gene encoding pyruvate kinase, cytosolic isozyme-like, with product MEGGGGWKRPKTKIVCTLGPASRSVEVIEKLLRAGMNVARFNFSHGSHAYHQQTLDNLRTAMANTETLCAVMLDTKGPEIRTGFLKDGKPVQLKKGQEITISTDYSIKGDDHMICMSYQKLAEDLRPQSVILCADGTITLTVLACDKELGLVRCRCENSAVLGERKNVNLPGVVVDLPTLTEKDKEDILEWGVPNKIDMIALSFVRKGSDLVEVRMLLAEHAKSILLMSKVENQEGVANFDEILANSDAFMVARGDLGMEIPIEKIFLAQKVMIYKCNIQGKPVVTATQMLESMIKSPRPTRAEATDVANAVLDGTDCVMLSGETAAGAYPELAVQTMARICLEAENSLNYGDVFKTIMETAPMPMSPIESLASSAVRAANGSKAALILVLTRGGTTANLVAKYRPSMPILSVVVPEITADSFDWSCSDESPARHGLIFRGLVPVLCSGSAKASDSESTEEALEFSLQYAKTKEMCKPGDSVVALHRVGTASVIKILTVK from the exons ATGGAGGGGGGAGGAGGATGGAAAAGGCCCAAGACAAAGATAGTGTGCACGTTGGGACCGGCGTCCAGGTCTGTTGAAGTGATAGAGAAGCTTTTGAGGGCTGGTATGAACGTGGCGCGCTTCAACTTCTCCCATGGCTCCCATGCCTACCACCAGCAAACCCTTGACAATCTCAGGACTGCCATGGCCAACACCGAAACCCTCTGCGCCGTCATGTTGGATACGAAG GGTCCAGAGATTCGtactggatttttgaaggatggGAAGCCTGTCCAACTCAAAAAGGGTCAAGAGATCACCATCTCCACTGACTATAGCATCAAGGGTGATGACCACATGATCTGTATGAGCTACCAAAAGCTGGCTGAGGATTTGAGGCCACAGAGTGTAATTCTATGTGCTGATGGCACTATCACCCTCACAGTCTTGGCCTGTGACAAAGAATTGGGGTTGGTTCGATGTCGTTGTGAAAACTCTGCAGTTCTGGGTGAGAGGAAGAATGTCAATCTTCCTGGGGTTGTTGTGGACCTTCCCACCTTAACAGAGAAAGACAAAGAGGATATCTTAGAATGGGGGGTACCCAATAAGATTGATATGATTGCTCTGTCTTTTGTTCGCAAAGGGTCAGACCTTGTGGAGGTCCGAATGCTGCTGGCGGAACATGCTAAGTCTATCCTTCTCATGTCAAAG GTTGAAAATCAAGAGGGTGTTGCTAATTTTGATGAAATTCTTGCAAACTCAGATGCATTTATGGTGGCCAGGGGTGACCTTGGAATGGAGATCCCCATTGAGAAGATATTTCTTGCACAGAAAGTGATGATATATAAGTGTAACATTCAGGGAAAACCTGTAGTCACTGCAACTCAGATGTTGGAGTCCATGATCAAATCTCCCCGGCCTACACGAGCTGAAGCCACTGATGTTGCCAATGCAGTTCTTGATGGCACCGACTGTGTGATGCTGAGTGGGGAAACTGCTGCTGGGGCATACCCTGAACTTGCTGTTCAAACCATGGCCAGGATTTGCTTGGAGGCAGAGAATTCACTTAATTATGGTGATGTCTTCAAGACAATCATGGAAACTGCACCAATGCCCATGAGCCCCATAGAGAGTTTGGCCTCCTCAGCAGTGCGGGCAGCCAATGGGTCTAAGGCAGCTTTGATTTTGGTCCTGACCAGAGGTGGAACGACTGCTAATCTGGTGGCTAAGTACCGGCCCAGCATGCCAATTTTGTCTGTGGTAGTCCCGGAGATCACAGCAGATTCCTTTGATTGGTCTTGCAGTGATGAATCCCCGGCCAGACACGGCCTGATTTTCAGGGGACTGGTGCCTGTTCTATGCTCAGGATCTGCAAAAGCTTCTGACAGTGAGTCAACAGAAGAGGCTTTGGAGTTTTCACTTCAATATGCAAAGACCAAGGAAATGTGCAAGCCTGGAGACTCAGTTGTGGCATTGCACCGAGTTGGAACTGCTTCTGTGATCAAGATACTAACTGTCAAATGA